The following are from one region of the Bradyrhizobium septentrionale genome:
- the bamA gene encoding outer membrane protein assembly factor BamA, with amino-acid sequence MMFGMRVRGGLFAALVMFAVPVAATLAAVAVSAPAYAQTVDSITVEGNRRVELETIRSYFHPGPGGRLGQAQIDDGLKALIETGLFQDVHIDQRGGRLVVVVVENPVIGRVAFEGNKKVKDEQLTAEVQSKPRGTFSRPQVQSDALRITEIYRHSGRYDVRVNPQIIEQPNNRVDLIFEINEGVKTGVRSIEFIGNNAYSASRLRDVIKTRESNLLSFLGGNDVYDPDRVEADRDLIRRFYLKNGYADVQVVAALTEYDPDKKGFLVTFKIEEGQQYRVAAVNYTSSISTLDPNALRTYSRVNVGSLYNAEALEKSVEEMQIEASRRGYAFAVVRPRGDRNFDNHTVSITFAIDEGPRTYIERINIRGNSRTRDYVIRREFDLSEGDAYNRALVDRAERRLKNLDFFKTVKITTEPGSSSDRVILIVDLEEKSTGDFSVSGGYSTTDGALAEVSVSERNLLGRGLFAKAAVTYGQYARGYSLSFVEPYLLDYRVALGLDLYQRQQLSNSYIAYGTKTLGFSPRLGFSLREDLSLQLRYSIYQQEITLPSTLNNCNNVPFLADGVTPNPAFNPSPAYANLNGISLVSTNGLGCYFDGEASLPVRKELAGGKTLTSALGYTLNYNTLDNNKNPTDGLIVDFKQDFAGVGGDVSYIKSAIDAKYYTPLVSDLVGLIHAQGGILSKLGSDELRMLDHFQMGPNLVRGFAPNGIGPRDINPYGTMDAIGGTKYWGVSAELQMPFWFLPKEVGLKGAVYADAGGLYDYKGPTSWAATGEVNVPGCIRPTNNPPTPGTCLGLSYDDSKVVRTSVGVGLIWQSPFGPLRFDYAVPLTKGAYDRTQEFRFGGGTTF; translated from the coding sequence ATGATGTTTGGAATGCGAGTGAGGGGGGGGCTGTTCGCCGCCTTGGTCATGTTCGCCGTGCCGGTGGCTGCCACCTTGGCGGCCGTAGCTGTTTCTGCGCCTGCGTATGCGCAGACTGTCGATTCGATCACAGTGGAGGGGAATCGCCGCGTCGAACTCGAAACTATCCGCTCCTATTTCCATCCTGGACCGGGCGGTCGGCTGGGCCAGGCCCAGATCGACGACGGCCTGAAGGCGCTGATCGAGACCGGTCTGTTCCAGGACGTCCACATCGACCAGCGAGGCGGACGCCTTGTCGTGGTCGTGGTCGAGAACCCGGTGATCGGCCGCGTCGCCTTCGAGGGCAACAAGAAGGTCAAGGACGAGCAGCTCACCGCTGAAGTCCAGTCCAAGCCGCGCGGCACCTTCTCGCGCCCGCAGGTCCAGTCGGACGCCCTGCGCATCACCGAGATCTACCGGCACTCCGGCCGTTACGACGTGCGGGTCAATCCGCAGATCATCGAGCAGCCGAACAACCGCGTCGACCTGATCTTCGAGATCAATGAAGGCGTGAAGACCGGTGTCCGGTCGATCGAGTTCATCGGCAACAACGCCTATTCGGCGTCCCGTCTGCGCGACGTCATCAAGACCCGCGAATCGAACCTGCTGAGCTTCCTTGGTGGCAACGACGTCTACGATCCCGACCGGGTCGAGGCTGACCGCGACCTGATTCGCCGCTTCTACCTCAAGAACGGCTATGCCGACGTCCAAGTCGTCGCCGCGCTGACCGAATACGATCCCGACAAGAAGGGCTTCCTGGTTACCTTCAAGATCGAGGAAGGCCAGCAGTACCGCGTCGCCGCCGTCAACTACACCTCGTCGATCTCGACGCTCGACCCGAACGCGCTGCGTACCTATTCGCGCGTCAATGTCGGCTCGCTCTACAACGCCGAGGCGCTGGAGAAGTCGGTCGAGGAAATGCAGATCGAGGCGTCGCGCCGCGGCTATGCCTTCGCGGTGGTCCGGCCGCGCGGTGATCGCAATTTCGATAATCACACGGTGTCGATCACGTTTGCGATCGACGAAGGCCCGCGCACCTATATCGAGCGCATCAATATCCGCGGCAACAGCCGCACCCGTGATTACGTGATCCGCCGCGAGTTCGATCTTTCCGAGGGTGACGCCTACAACCGCGCGCTGGTCGACCGTGCCGAGCGCCGGCTGAAGAACCTCGACTTCTTCAAGACCGTGAAAATCACCACCGAGCCGGGCTCCTCCAGCGATCGCGTCATCCTGATCGTCGATCTCGAAGAGAAGTCGACCGGCGACTTCTCGGTGTCGGGCGGTTACTCGACCACCGACGGTGCGCTGGCCGAAGTCAGCGTCTCCGAGCGCAATCTGCTCGGCCGCGGCCTGTTCGCGAAGGCGGCGGTGACCTACGGCCAATATGCGCGCGGCTATTCGCTGTCGTTCGTCGAGCCCTATCTGCTCGACTATCGCGTCGCGCTCGGTCTCGACCTCTATCAGCGCCAGCAGCTGTCCAACAGCTACATCGCGTACGGCACCAAGACGCTGGGCTTCAGCCCGCGGCTCGGCTTCAGCCTGCGGGAAGATCTCTCGCTGCAGCTGCGCTACTCGATCTATCAGCAGGAAATCACACTGCCGTCGACGCTGAACAACTGTAACAACGTGCCATTCCTCGCGGACGGCGTAACGCCCAACCCTGCGTTCAATCCGAGCCCGGCCTATGCGAACCTGAACGGGATCAGCCTGGTGTCGACCAATGGTCTCGGCTGCTACTTCGACGGCGAAGCCTCGCTGCCGGTTCGCAAGGAGCTTGCGGGCGGCAAGACCCTGACCTCGGCGCTGGGCTATACGCTGAACTACAACACGCTCGACAACAACAAGAACCCGACCGACGGTTTGATCGTCGACTTCAAGCAGGACTTCGCCGGCGTCGGCGGCGATGTCAGCTACATCAAGAGCGCGATCGACGCGAAGTACTACACCCCGCTGGTCTCTGATCTCGTCGGCCTGATCCACGCCCAGGGCGGCATCCTGAGCAAGCTCGGCAGCGACGAATTGCGCATGCTGGATCACTTCCAGATGGGCCCGAACCTGGTCCGCGGCTTCGCGCCGAACGGCATCGGTCCGCGTGACATCAATCCGTACGGCACCATGGACGCCATCGGCGGCACCAAGTACTGGGGCGTGTCGGCGGAACTGCAGATGCCGTTCTGGTTCCTGCCGAAGGAAGTCGGGCTTAAGGGCGCGGTCTATGCCGACGCCGGCGGCCTGTACGACTACAAAGGCCCGACGTCGTGGGCAGCGACAGGCGAAGTCAACGTGCCCGGCTGTATCAGGCCGACGAATAACCCGCCGACTCCGGGCACCTGCCTTGGCCTGAGCTATGACGACAGCAAGGTTGTCCGTACCTCGGTCGGTGTCGGCCTGATCTGGCAGTCACCGTTCGGCCCGCTGCGCTTCGATTACGCAGTGCCGCTGACCAAGGGTGCGTATGACCGCACGCAAGAATTCCGGTTTGGCGGCGGTACGACGTTCTAA
- the dxr gene encoding 1-deoxy-D-xylulose-5-phosphate reductoisomerase: MSAVPLRNNKAAAASAARTVTVLGATGSIGDSTMDLLRGARDRYRVEALTANSNVEGLAKLAREFGARFAAIADPKRLSELKDALAGTRIECGAGESAIIEAAARPADWVMAAVSGAAGLKPALAAVDRGATVALANKECLVCAGDIFMERAKKAGACILPADSEHNALFQALASGNREELTRVIITASGGPFRTWAPADIEQATLEQALKHPNWSMGQKITIDSASMMNKGLEVIEASYLFALAPDEIDVLVHPQSIIHGMVEFSDRSVVAQLGTPDMRIPIAHCLGWPDRIVGPSAKLDLAKIGQLTFEAPDFQRFPGLRLAYEALRSGYGATTVYNAANEIAVAAFIAGKIKFGAIARLVEATMNDWIRSGNQPPLHSADDAISVDHIARNKAAALLPQIALKAT; encoded by the coding sequence ATGAGCGCAGTTCCGTTGCGTAACAACAAGGCCGCGGCGGCATCCGCCGCGCGGACCGTGACCGTCCTCGGTGCCACCGGCTCGATCGGCGACAGCACCATGGATCTGCTGCGGGGCGCGCGCGACCGTTACCGGGTCGAGGCGCTGACCGCGAACAGCAATGTCGAGGGACTGGCAAAGCTCGCCAGGGAGTTCGGCGCGCGGTTCGCCGCCATTGCCGATCCCAAAAGGCTTTCCGAGCTGAAGGACGCGCTGGCCGGAACCCGAATCGAATGCGGGGCCGGGGAGAGCGCCATCATCGAGGCGGCCGCGCGGCCGGCCGATTGGGTGATGGCGGCGGTCAGCGGCGCGGCCGGACTGAAGCCGGCGCTTGCCGCGGTCGATCGCGGCGCCACCGTCGCGCTCGCCAACAAGGAGTGCCTGGTCTGCGCCGGCGACATCTTCATGGAGCGGGCCAAGAAGGCCGGCGCCTGCATCCTGCCGGCGGACTCCGAGCACAATGCGCTGTTCCAGGCGCTGGCTTCCGGCAATCGCGAGGAACTGACGCGGGTGATCATCACCGCGTCCGGCGGGCCGTTCCGCACCTGGGCCCCCGCCGACATCGAGCAGGCGACGCTGGAACAGGCGCTGAAGCATCCCAACTGGAGCATGGGGCAGAAGATCACGATCGATTCCGCCTCGATGATGAACAAGGGGCTCGAGGTGATCGAGGCGTCCTATCTGTTCGCGCTGGCGCCCGACGAGATCGACGTGCTGGTGCACCCGCAGTCGATCATCCACGGCATGGTCGAGTTCTCCGACCGCTCGGTGGTGGCCCAGCTCGGCACGCCCGATATGCGGATCCCGATCGCGCACTGCCTGGGCTGGCCGGACCGCATCGTCGGCCCGTCCGCCAAGCTCGATCTCGCCAAGATCGGCCAGCTCACCTTCGAGGCGCCGGATTTCCAGCGCTTCCCGGGGCTGCGGCTGGCCTATGAGGCGCTGCGGAGCGGGTACGGCGCGACCACGGTGTACAATGCCGCGAACGAGATCGCGGTCGCAGCCTTCATCGCCGGCAAGATCAAGTTCGGTGCGATCGCCCGGCTGGTCGAGGCGACAATGAACGATTGGATCAGGTCGGGGAATCAGCCACCACTGCACTCGGCGGATGATGCGATTTCCGTTGACCATATCGCGCGAAATAAAGCTGCCGCCCTATTGCCTCAAATTGCCTTAAAGGCAACCTAG
- the pyrH gene encoding UMP kinase has translation MAEPIYRRVVIKLSGEYLAGSHGFGIDQPTVDRVADDLIAARKLGIEVAVVIGGGNIVRGVEVSSRGVSRPTGDTMGMLATMMNCLALEAAIERKGSPARTLSAFVMPEISELFTRSAAHKYLAEGRIVLLGGGTGNPFFTTDTTAVLRAAEIGAQAVLKATNVDGVYSADPKKDPKAKRFDRLTHSQAIEGGYKVMDATAFALARETSLPIIVFSIAEPGSIGAILRGTGHGTVVAG, from the coding sequence ATGGCTGAGCCGATCTATCGTCGCGTGGTGATCAAGCTGTCCGGCGAGTATCTGGCCGGCTCCCACGGCTTCGGGATCGATCAACCGACGGTCGACCGCGTCGCCGACGACCTGATCGCGGCCCGCAAGCTCGGCATCGAGGTCGCCGTCGTGATCGGCGGCGGCAACATCGTCCGCGGCGTCGAGGTCTCCTCACGCGGCGTGTCGCGGCCGACCGGCGACACCATGGGCATGCTGGCGACCATGATGAACTGCCTGGCGCTGGAGGCGGCGATCGAGCGCAAGGGGAGCCCGGCGCGGACCTTGTCGGCATTCGTGATGCCGGAGATTTCCGAGCTGTTCACCCGTAGTGCAGCGCACAAATACCTCGCCGAGGGACGCATCGTCCTGCTCGGCGGCGGAACTGGTAACCCGTTCTTCACCACCGACACCACGGCCGTGCTGCGCGCGGCCGAGATCGGTGCGCAGGCGGTGTTGAAGGCCACCAATGTCGACGGCGTCTACAGCGCCGATCCGAAGAAGGACCCCAAAGCCAAGCGCTTCGACCGCCTGACCCATTCGCAGGCGATCGAGGGCGGCTACAAGGTCATGGACGCGACCGCTTTCGCACTTGCCCGCGAGACGTCGCTGCCTATCATCGTGTTCTCGATCGCGGAGCCCGGTTCGATCGGTGCGATTCTGCGCGGTACCGGACACGGCACGGTCGTCGCCGGCTGA
- a CDS encoding phosphatidate cytidylyltransferase has product MTEGEAAPAAASEQGSRNLVMRVVAALVLAPLAIALAYLGGVAWSLLVTLAAVGLFAEWLVVTGLGRELRIVVPGVVALLLAGLGLMAGRIDVALIVLAVGAVVVALTSGARRNWAVAGLLYAAGAEVASVLLRLDAAKGFAALMFVLLIVWVTDIGGYFAGRSIGGPKLWVRVSPKKTWAGAAGGFVASLLVAAGFAAFEIGTTGPLLLLGAVLSVVSQLGDLFESAVKRRFGVKDSSHIIPGHGGLLDRLDGFVAAVIVAAIFGFLRGGADGVGRGLMVW; this is encoded by the coding sequence GTGACTGAGGGCGAAGCCGCACCGGCGGCAGCAAGCGAGCAGGGATCGCGCAATCTCGTGATGCGCGTGGTTGCGGCGCTGGTGCTGGCGCCGCTCGCGATCGCACTGGCCTATTTGGGTGGCGTCGCCTGGTCGCTTCTGGTGACGCTGGCGGCGGTCGGATTGTTCGCCGAATGGCTTGTTGTTACCGGCCTCGGACGCGAGCTCCGCATCGTGGTGCCGGGCGTCGTCGCGCTGCTGCTTGCCGGACTTGGCCTGATGGCGGGCCGGATCGATGTCGCCCTGATCGTGCTCGCCGTCGGCGCTGTCGTTGTCGCCCTGACGTCGGGCGCGCGGCGCAACTGGGCCGTTGCGGGATTGCTTTACGCGGCAGGAGCCGAGGTCGCATCGGTGCTGCTGCGCCTCGATGCGGCAAAGGGCTTTGCCGCACTGATGTTCGTATTGCTGATCGTGTGGGTCACCGACATCGGCGGCTATTTCGCGGGCCGCAGCATCGGCGGACCGAAGCTCTGGGTGCGGGTCAGTCCGAAGAAGACCTGGGCCGGCGCCGCCGGCGGCTTCGTCGCAAGCCTGCTCGTTGCCGCTGGCTTTGCCGCCTTCGAGATCGGCACGACCGGGCCGCTGCTGTTGCTCGGCGCCGTGTTGTCGGTGGTTTCGCAGCTCGGCGATCTCTTCGAATCCGCAGTGAAGCGGCGGTTCGGCGTGAAGGATTCGAGCCACATCATTCCCGGCCATGGCGGCCTCCTGGACCGCCTGGACGGATTTGTCGCGGCCGTCATTGTGGCGGCGATTTTCGGCTTTCTCCGTGGTGGCGCCGATGGCGTCGGGCGCGGTCTTATGGTTTGGTGA
- a CDS encoding isoprenyl transferase: MSNAAAPATDGPDRSGAPLHVAIIMDGNGRWAASRGLPRVEGHRRGVEALRRVVRAAHELGIVYLTIFSFSSENWSRPASEIGDLFGLLRRFIRNDLATLHRDGVRVRVIGERDGLDPDICALLNEAEELTRNNDKLNLVVAFNYGSRAEIAAAARRLAREVAEGKRDASSIDADTLGQYLDAPDIPDPDLIIRTSGEQRLSNFLMWQAAYSELVFVPIHWPDFDKAALEGAIAEYGKRERRFGGLAAKTGS; this comes from the coding sequence ATGTCGAACGCCGCCGCCCCAGCAACTGACGGACCGGATCGCTCCGGTGCTCCGTTGCATGTGGCGATCATTATGGACGGCAACGGGCGCTGGGCCGCTTCGCGCGGCCTGCCGCGCGTCGAGGGCCATCGCCGCGGCGTCGAGGCGCTGCGCCGCGTGGTCCGCGCGGCCCATGAACTCGGCATCGTCTATCTCACGATCTTCTCCTTCAGCTCGGAAAACTGGTCGCGGCCGGCGAGCGAGATCGGCGATCTGTTCGGCCTGTTGCGCCGCTTCATCCGCAACGATCTGGCGACGCTGCATCGTGACGGGGTGCGGGTGCGCGTGATCGGCGAGCGGGACGGGCTCGACCCCGACATCTGCGCGCTGCTCAACGAGGCCGAGGAGCTGACCCGGAACAACGACAAGCTCAACCTCGTGGTCGCCTTCAACTACGGTTCGCGGGCGGAGATCGCTGCCGCGGCGCGGCGCCTTGCGCGCGAGGTCGCCGAAGGCAAGCGCGACGCCAGCTCCATCGATGCCGACACGCTCGGCCAATATCTCGACGCGCCCGACATTCCGGATCCCGATCTGATCATCCGCACCAGCGGCGAGCAGCGTCTGTCGAACTTCCTGATGTGGCAGGCCGCCTACAGCGAATTGGTCTTCGTGCCGATTCACTGGCCGGATTTCGACAAGGCCGCGCTCGAAGGCGCGATTGCCGAATACGGCAAGCGCGAGCGCAGGTTCGGCGGCCTCGCTGCGAAAACCGGCTCGTGA
- the fabZ gene encoding 3-hydroxyacyl-ACP dehydratase FabZ, which translates to MEEAPVKFELVDINDILKTLPHRFPMLLIDRVIKIRTDYSGIGIKNVTFNEPPFQGHFPDRPVYPGVMMIEAMAQTAGVIGIKSVEGTEKPRAVYFLTIDKCKFRKPVMPGDTIEYHMRSLGRRKTMWWFHGDAKVNGQVVAEADVGAMLTD; encoded by the coding sequence ATGGAGGAGGCACCGGTCAAATTCGAGCTCGTGGATATCAACGATATCCTGAAGACGCTCCCGCATCGCTTTCCGATGTTGCTGATCGACCGGGTGATCAAGATCCGCACCGACTACAGCGGTATCGGCATCAAGAACGTCACCTTCAACGAGCCGCCGTTTCAGGGGCATTTCCCGGACCGCCCGGTTTATCCCGGCGTGATGATGATCGAGGCGATGGCCCAGACCGCCGGCGTGATCGGCATCAAATCCGTCGAAGGCACCGAGAAGCCGCGCGCGGTGTATTTCCTCACCATCGACAAGTGCAAATTCCGCAAGCCGGTGATGCCCGGCGACACCATCGAGTACCACATGCGCTCGCTCGGCCGGCGCAAGACGATGTGGTGGTTTCACGGCGATGCCAAGGTCAACGGCCAGGTCGTCGCCGAAGCCGATGTCGGTGCGATGCTGACGGACTAA
- the rseP gene encoding RIP metalloprotease RseP gives MPEFFLHYFNALSHGLIGYIVPFLFVLTIVVFFHELGHFLVARWAGVKVLTFSLGFGPELAGFNDRHGTRWKLSAIPLGGYVKFFGDDSEASTPSTETLASMTAEERQGSFHHKSVGKRTAIVVAGPVANFILGALIFAGMALYYGKPSTIARVDGLVAESVAANSGFKVGDIVVDIDGSAIQSFADMQRIVASNAGSALGFKVKRDGQIVSLTATPALKEVKDPFGNAHRIGVLGIEHKAQTGEATSASVGVLEALKIGVEQVWYIIASTFKFLGSLFVGTGNPGEVSGVIGIAKLSGQAASAGFQFVVNLCAILSVSIGLLNLFPIPLLDGGHLLFYGAEALRGRPLSERTQEVGFRIGLGLVLMLMVFATYNDILRIAGS, from the coding sequence ATGCCCGAATTTTTTCTTCATTATTTCAATGCGTTGAGCCACGGGCTCATCGGCTATATTGTTCCCTTTCTATTCGTCCTGACGATCGTTGTCTTCTTTCACGAACTCGGCCACTTCCTGGTTGCGCGCTGGGCTGGCGTGAAGGTGTTGACCTTCTCGCTGGGGTTCGGGCCGGAGCTTGCCGGCTTCAATGACCGGCATGGCACGCGCTGGAAGCTCTCCGCGATTCCGCTCGGCGGTTACGTCAAATTCTTCGGCGACGACAGCGAGGCGTCGACGCCGTCGACGGAGACGCTCGCCTCGATGACGGCTGAGGAGCGCCAAGGCAGCTTCCACCACAAGTCGGTCGGAAAGCGCACCGCCATCGTCGTCGCCGGTCCGGTGGCGAATTTCATTCTCGGCGCCCTGATCTTTGCGGGTATGGCGCTCTATTACGGCAAGCCGAGCACGATCGCTCGGGTCGATGGTCTGGTCGCCGAAAGCGTTGCCGCGAACTCAGGATTCAAGGTCGGCGATATCGTCGTGGACATCGACGGCAGCGCGATTCAGAGCTTCGCCGACATGCAGCGGATCGTAGCTTCGAATGCCGGTTCAGCTCTTGGGTTCAAAGTGAAGCGGGATGGCCAGATTGTCTCGCTCACCGCCACGCCCGCGCTCAAGGAGGTCAAGGACCCCTTCGGCAATGCCCACCGAATCGGCGTGCTCGGAATCGAGCACAAGGCTCAGACTGGCGAAGCGACCAGCGCCTCGGTCGGCGTTCTGGAAGCCCTGAAAATCGGTGTTGAGCAGGTTTGGTACATCATTGCCAGCACCTTCAAGTTCCTCGGGTCGCTGTTCGTGGGAACCGGCAATCCGGGCGAGGTGAGTGGGGTCATCGGAATCGCAAAGCTGTCCGGTCAGGCCGCGAGCGCAGGTTTCCAGTTCGTTGTGAACCTTTGTGCCATCCTGTCGGTCTCGATTGGCCTCTTGAACCTGTTCCCGATCCCGCTCTTGGATGGCGGCCACCTGCTGTTCTACGGCGCAGAGGCGCTCCGTGGACGCCCGCTGTCGGAGCGGACGCAGGAGGTGGGTTTCCGAATCGGGCTGGGTTTGGTCCTGATGCTGATGGTGTTTGCGACGTATAACGACATCCTCAGGATCGCCGGGTCCTAA
- the lpxD gene encoding UDP-3-O-(3-hydroxymyristoyl)glucosamine N-acyltransferase, giving the protein MAQPIFFKSPPSSTLAEIATLTKAHLVDPARGAHKIRGLASLDEAGPMHLAFFDNLKYADQLAATKAGACLVSPRFEAQVPKGTAVLRANKPFQVFVELAREWHADALRPQSWFDTEGIAPSAIIDPTARLEDGVIVDPLVVIGPRVEIGAGTIIGAGAVIGADVKIGRDCNVGAKTTIQFALIGNNVLIHTGCNIGQDGYGFIFFGPAGHVKVPQTGRVVIQNNVEVGAASTIDRGSLRDTVIGEGTKIDNQVQIGHNVTIGRHCLLAAQIGLAGSLTIGDNVALGAKVGINNHLKIGDGAQVTAMSAVKDDIPANGRWGGHFAKPTKQWFREIIAVERLVRDNETKGKEQE; this is encoded by the coding sequence ATGGCGCAGCCGATCTTCTTCAAGAGTCCCCCTTCGTCAACGCTGGCTGAGATCGCCACGCTGACGAAGGCGCATCTGGTCGATCCCGCGAGGGGCGCGCATAAGATCAGAGGGCTGGCCTCGCTCGACGAGGCCGGTCCGATGCATCTCGCCTTCTTCGACAATCTCAAATATGCCGACCAGCTTGCCGCGACCAAGGCCGGCGCGTGCCTGGTCAGCCCGCGCTTCGAGGCGCAGGTGCCCAAGGGCACCGCCGTGCTGCGGGCCAACAAGCCGTTCCAGGTCTTCGTCGAGCTCGCCCGCGAATGGCACGCCGATGCGCTGCGGCCGCAATCCTGGTTCGATACCGAGGGCATTGCACCGTCGGCGATCATCGATCCCACCGCGCGTCTCGAGGACGGCGTCATCGTCGATCCCTTGGTGGTGATCGGCCCGCGGGTCGAGATCGGCGCGGGCACCATCATCGGCGCCGGCGCGGTGATCGGGGCCGACGTCAAGATCGGCCGCGACTGCAATGTCGGCGCCAAGACCACCATTCAGTTCGCGCTGATCGGCAACAACGTCCTGATCCACACCGGCTGCAATATCGGCCAGGACGGCTATGGCTTCATCTTTTTCGGGCCGGCGGGCCACGTGAAAGTGCCGCAGACCGGCCGCGTGGTGATCCAGAACAATGTCGAGGTCGGCGCCGCCTCGACCATCGACCGTGGTTCCCTGCGCGACACGGTGATCGGCGAGGGCACCAAAATCGACAACCAGGTCCAGATCGGCCACAATGTGACCATCGGCCGGCATTGCCTGCTCGCGGCCCAGATCGGGCTCGCGGGCAGCCTGACGATCGGCGACAACGTCGCACTCGGCGCCAAGGTGGGAATCAACAACCACCTCAAGATCGGCGATGGTGCCCAGGTGACGGCGATGAGCGCGGTCAAGGACGACATCCCGGCCAACGGCCGCTGGGGCGGGCATTTTGCCAAGCCAACCAAGCAGTGGTTCAGGGAAATCATCGCGGTGGAGCGCCTGGTGCGCGACAACGAAACCAAAGGCAAGGAACAGGAGTGA
- a CDS encoding KTSC domain-containing protein, with protein sequence MVRAAALILSLLSAPIGPETVDLGNSTTVDLSSFECRDINRSTIVQRVCYSAGERTLLVAVRGSYQHYCGVPTETFDALMNAPSMGIFLNRVLRIAGADGRYACTTS encoded by the coding sequence ATGGTCCGGGCCGCCGCGCTGATCCTCAGCCTGCTCTCTGCGCCGATCGGCCCGGAGACGGTCGATCTCGGCAACAGCACGACCGTCGACCTCTCGAGCTTCGAATGCCGCGACATCAATCGCAGCACGATCGTCCAGCGGGTCTGTTACAGCGCAGGCGAGCGCACCCTGCTGGTCGCGGTCAGGGGCAGCTACCAGCACTATTGCGGCGTGCCCACTGAGACCTTCGACGCACTGATGAACGCGCCGTCGATGGGCATCTTCCTCAATCGCGTGTTGCGGATCGCCGGTGCAGACGGCCGATACGCTTGCACGACGTCGTAG
- the tsf gene encoding translation elongation factor Ts, whose amino-acid sequence MATITAAMVKDLRESTGAGMMDCKAALTENNGDMQAAQDWLRKKGLSKAAKKAGRVAAEGLIGALTSGTKGVLVEVNSETDFVARNEQFQGLVKLVAQVALHNAADVETIKAAKVGDVTVETAISDAIATIGENMTLRRAASLEVSKGVVSSYVHNAVVEGAGKIGVIVALESAGKTDELAVLGRQLAMHVAAAKPLALDPAGLDPETVKREKDVLADKYRQQGKPENVIEKIVDSGLKTYYKEVCLLDQAFIHDSGKSVAQAVKEAEGKVGGPIKIAGFVNYALGEGIEKQESDFAAEVAAASGKK is encoded by the coding sequence ATGGCGACGATCACAGCAGCGATGGTCAAGGATCTCCGCGAATCGACCGGCGCGGGCATGATGGATTGCAAGGCGGCGCTGACCGAGAACAACGGCGACATGCAGGCCGCGCAGGATTGGCTGCGCAAGAAGGGCCTCTCCAAGGCGGCCAAGAAGGCCGGCCGCGTGGCGGCCGAGGGCCTGATCGGCGCCCTGACCTCCGGCACCAAGGGCGTGCTGGTCGAGGTCAACTCCGAGACTGACTTCGTCGCGCGCAACGAGCAGTTCCAGGGCCTGGTCAAGTTGGTCGCCCAGGTGGCGCTGCATAACGCCGCAGATGTCGAGACGATCAAGGCGGCCAAGGTCGGCGACGTCACCGTCGAGACCGCGATCTCCGACGCCATCGCGACCATCGGCGAGAACATGACGCTGCGCCGCGCCGCTTCGCTCGAGGTGAGCAAGGGTGTGGTCTCGAGCTATGTCCACAACGCCGTCGTCGAGGGCGCCGGCAAGATCGGCGTGATCGTGGCGCTCGAGTCGGCCGGCAAGACCGACGAGCTCGCCGTGCTCGGCCGCCAGCTCGCCATGCATGTCGCCGCGGCGAAGCCGCTGGCGCTCGATCCGGCCGGGCTCGATCCGGAGACCGTCAAGCGCGAGAAGGACGTGCTCGCTGACAAGTACCGTCAGCAGGGCAAGCCGGAGAACGTCATCGAGAAGATCGTCGATTCCGGCCTGAAGACCTACTACAAGGAGGTCTGCCTTCTCGATCAGGCCTTCATCCACGACAGCGGCAAGTCGGTTGCCCAGGCGGTGAAGGAAGCTGAGGGTAAGGTCGGCGGGCCGATCAAAATCGCTGGATTTGTGAACTATGCTCTCGGTGAGGGAATCGAGAAGCAGGAAAGCGACTTCGCCGCCGAAGTCGCGGCCGCCAGCGGCAAGAAGTAA
- the frr gene encoding ribosome recycling factor, whose protein sequence is MAAAGFDINDVKRRMQGATQSLKHELGGLRTGRAAASMLEPVQVEAYGSHMPLNQVATISVPEPRLLSVQVWDKTMVKAVEKAIVDSNLGLSPATEGQVLRLRIPELNEERRKELVKVAHKYAEAAKVAVRHVRRDGLDVIKKLEKNHEISEDDHERLSNEVQKATDGMIAEVDQLLAAKEKEILTV, encoded by the coding sequence ATGGCCGCAGCTGGTTTTGACATCAACGACGTGAAGCGCCGCATGCAGGGGGCTACGCAATCGCTCAAGCACGAGCTCGGCGGTCTGCGCACCGGCCGCGCCGCGGCCTCCATGCTGGAGCCGGTCCAGGTCGAGGCTTACGGCTCGCATATGCCGCTCAACCAGGTCGCGACCATCAGCGTGCCGGAGCCGCGCCTGCTCTCGGTGCAGGTCTGGGACAAGACCATGGTGAAGGCGGTCGAAAAGGCGATCGTCGATTCCAACCTCGGCCTGTCGCCGGCGACCGAAGGACAGGTGCTGCGCCTGCGGATTCCCGAACTCAACGAGGAGCGCCGCAAGGAGCTCGTCAAGGTCGCGCACAAATACGCGGAAGCGGCGAAGGTCGCAGTGCGCCATGTGCGCCGCGACGGCCTCGACGTCATCAAGAAGCTCGAGAAGAATCACGAGATCTCCGAGGACGATCACGAGCGCCTGTCCAACGAGGTGCAGAAGGCGACCGACGGCATGATCGCCGAAGTCGATCAGCTGCTTGCCGCCAAGGAAAAGGAAATCCTGACGGTCTGA